In the genome of Monodelphis domestica isolate mMonDom1 chromosome 2, mMonDom1.pri, whole genome shotgun sequence, one region contains:
- the LRRC71 gene encoding leucine-rich repeat-containing protein 71 isoform X2 — translation MPSSGPPSRWTWNKMTPNWFGKSSFEVGDWQIHFWAFSASVCPVSPSSRPSSLWTSQLISISLRFLTCKMGTLTPPSLWKVGLTDETLTVLIALIPTCSSTLKKVSLEGNPIVEQSYHRLMVPESTIMHLSLRNNEIDDRGARLLGRALSTLHTSNRTLVSLNLGYNHIGDEGASHIAQGLRLNRSLLWLSLAHNRIQDQGAQKLAEVLQPFELTHTEVVERRRLMLEKGAQDRSRILRGSPTSSRYGERDRDRAQLAQGTGSALAIDKLQPPKPTKGASGKKKEKEAAKKEEKSGSGTSPTQNTPKKEDQSKAGKSKVTIPEQKPGRGKGAKMGPKEKRSTLAESEVTPEPTEIVNPLLEQTEHRNGKVYLSGNKVLMHLNLIRNRITEMGLKGFLAAVQYQVKFTKPKIPTKGPSGLLTLLLWKNSFPPQCETYNMIQDMMLPRDPISKTKKDEEGLSTQG, via the exons ATGCCTTCTTCCGGCCCACCATCCAGGTGGACCTGGAACAAGATGACCCCAAATTGGTTCGGGAAGTCTTCATTCGAG GTTGGAGATTGGCAGATCCACTTCTGGGCATTCTCTGCAAGTGTCTGCCCAGTCTCACCCAGCTCCAGGCCATCAA gtctctggacaagtcagttaatctctATTAGCCTCAgattccttacctgtaaaatggggacacttaCCCcaccaag CCTATGGAAAGTGGGGCTGACTGATGAGACCTTGACCGTCTTGATTGCCCTCATCCCTACTTGCTCCTCCACTCTCAA GAAGGTGTCTCTGGAGGGAAACCCCATCGTGGAGCAGTCTTACCACAGGCTCATGGTCCCGGAAAGCAC CATCATGCACTTGTCCCTGCGGAACAACGAGATCGATGATCGCGGGGCCCGGCTCCTGGGCCGGGCGCTGTCCACGCTGCACACCAGCAACCGGACTCTGGTCTCTCTCAACCTGGGCTACAACCACATCGGAGACGAGGGAGCCAGTCACATCGCCCAG GGACTGAGGCTGAACCGTTCCCTGCTCTGGCTGTCCCTGGCCCACAATCGAATCCAGGACCAGGGCGCACAGAAGCTAGCTGAG GTCCTGCAGCCTTTCGAACTAACACACACTGAGGTGGTGGAACGCAGGCGACTTATGCTCGAAAAGGGGGCCCAGGACCGATCCAGAATCCTAAGAGGATCG CCCACCTCCTCCCGCTACGGAGAACGAGACCGAGACCGGGCTCAGCTGGCGCAGGGGACTGGCAGTGCTCTGGCCATCGACAAGCTTCAGCCACCGAAGCCCACCAAAGGCGCATCGggcaagaagaaggagaag GAAGCAGCCAAGAAAGAGGAGAAGTCGGGGTCGGGGACGTCCCCCACACAGAACACCCCGAAGAAGGAAGATCAGAGCAAGGCTGGTAAAAGCA AGGTGACCATCCCAGAACAGAAGCCTGGTCGGGGAAAGGGAGCCAAAATGGGTCCCAAAGAGAAGCGGAGCACACTTGCCGAGTCTGAG GTAACTCCTGAGCCTACTGAGATTGTCAATCCCCTTCTAGAGCAAACAGAGCATCGAAATGGGAAGGTTTACTTGTCGGGAAACAAAGTTCTTATGCACCTCAATCTTATTC GGAACCGAATCACAGAAATGGGTCTGAAAGGCTTCCTCGCCGCTGTCCAGTACCAAGTGAAGTTCACCAAACCCAAAATTCCAACGAAGGGGCCATCAGGATTGCTAACGCTGCTGCTGTGG AAAAATTCCTTTCCTCCACAATGTGAGACCTACAACATGATCCAGGACATGATGCTTCCTCGGGACCCCATTTCCAAGActaaaaaagatgaagaaggcTTGTCCACTCAGGGGTGA
- the LRRC71 gene encoding leucine-rich repeat-containing protein 71 isoform X3 → MVPESTIMHLSLRNNEIDDRGARLLGRALSTLHTSNRTLVSLNLGYNHIGDEGASHIAQGLRLNRSLLWLSLAHNRIQDQGAQKLAEVLQPFELTHTEVVERRRLMLEKGAQDRSRILRGSPTSSRYGERDRDRAQLAQGTGSALAIDKLQPPKPTKGASGKKKEKQEAAKKEEKSGSGTSPTQNTPKKEDQSKAGKSKVTIPEQKPGRGKGAKMGPKEKRSTLAESEVTPEPTEIVNPLLEQTEHRNGKVYLSGNKVLMHLNLIRNRITEMGLKGFLAAVQYQVKFTKPKIPTKGPSGLLTLLLWKNSFPPQCETYNMIQDMMLPRDPISKTKKDEEGLSTQG, encoded by the exons ATGGTCCCGGAAAGCAC CATCATGCACTTGTCCCTGCGGAACAACGAGATCGATGATCGCGGGGCCCGGCTCCTGGGCCGGGCGCTGTCCACGCTGCACACCAGCAACCGGACTCTGGTCTCTCTCAACCTGGGCTACAACCACATCGGAGACGAGGGAGCCAGTCACATCGCCCAG GGACTGAGGCTGAACCGTTCCCTGCTCTGGCTGTCCCTGGCCCACAATCGAATCCAGGACCAGGGCGCACAGAAGCTAGCTGAG GTCCTGCAGCCTTTCGAACTAACACACACTGAGGTGGTGGAACGCAGGCGACTTATGCTCGAAAAGGGGGCCCAGGACCGATCCAGAATCCTAAGAGGATCG CCCACCTCCTCCCGCTACGGAGAACGAGACCGAGACCGGGCTCAGCTGGCGCAGGGGACTGGCAGTGCTCTGGCCATCGACAAGCTTCAGCCACCGAAGCCCACCAAAGGCGCATCGggcaagaagaaggagaag CAGGAAGCAGCCAAGAAAGAGGAGAAGTCGGGGTCGGGGACGTCCCCCACACAGAACACCCCGAAGAAGGAAGATCAGAGCAAGGCTGGTAAAAGCA AGGTGACCATCCCAGAACAGAAGCCTGGTCGGGGAAAGGGAGCCAAAATGGGTCCCAAAGAGAAGCGGAGCACACTTGCCGAGTCTGAG GTAACTCCTGAGCCTACTGAGATTGTCAATCCCCTTCTAGAGCAAACAGAGCATCGAAATGGGAAGGTTTACTTGTCGGGAAACAAAGTTCTTATGCACCTCAATCTTATTC GGAACCGAATCACAGAAATGGGTCTGAAAGGCTTCCTCGCCGCTGTCCAGTACCAAGTGAAGTTCACCAAACCCAAAATTCCAACGAAGGGGCCATCAGGATTGCTAACGCTGCTGCTGTGG AAAAATTCCTTTCCTCCACAATGTGAGACCTACAACATGATCCAGGACATGATGCTTCCTCGGGACCCCATTTCCAAGActaaaaaagatgaagaaggcTTGTCCACTCAGGGGTGA
- the LRRC71 gene encoding leucine-rich repeat-containing protein 71 isoform X1 yields the protein MPSSGPPSRWTWNKMTPNWFGKSSFEVGDWQIHFWAFSASVCPVSPSSRPSSLWTSQLISISLRFLTCKMGTLTPPSLWKVGLTDETLTVLIALIPTCSSTLKKVSLEGNPIVEQSYHRLMVPESTIMHLSLRNNEIDDRGARLLGRALSTLHTSNRTLVSLNLGYNHIGDEGASHIAQGLRLNRSLLWLSLAHNRIQDQGAQKLAEVLQPFELTHTEVVERRRLMLEKGAQDRSRILRGSPTSSRYGERDRDRAQLAQGTGSALAIDKLQPPKPTKGASGKKKEKQEAAKKEEKSGSGTSPTQNTPKKEDQSKAGKSKVTIPEQKPGRGKGAKMGPKEKRSTLAESEVTPEPTEIVNPLLEQTEHRNGKVYLSGNKVLMHLNLIRNRITEMGLKGFLAAVQYQVKFTKPKIPTKGPSGLLTLLLWKNSFPPQCETYNMIQDMMLPRDPISKTKKDEEGLSTQG from the exons ATGCCTTCTTCCGGCCCACCATCCAGGTGGACCTGGAACAAGATGACCCCAAATTGGTTCGGGAAGTCTTCATTCGAG GTTGGAGATTGGCAGATCCACTTCTGGGCATTCTCTGCAAGTGTCTGCCCAGTCTCACCCAGCTCCAGGCCATCAA gtctctggacaagtcagttaatctctATTAGCCTCAgattccttacctgtaaaatggggacacttaCCCcaccaag CCTATGGAAAGTGGGGCTGACTGATGAGACCTTGACCGTCTTGATTGCCCTCATCCCTACTTGCTCCTCCACTCTCAA GAAGGTGTCTCTGGAGGGAAACCCCATCGTGGAGCAGTCTTACCACAGGCTCATGGTCCCGGAAAGCAC CATCATGCACTTGTCCCTGCGGAACAACGAGATCGATGATCGCGGGGCCCGGCTCCTGGGCCGGGCGCTGTCCACGCTGCACACCAGCAACCGGACTCTGGTCTCTCTCAACCTGGGCTACAACCACATCGGAGACGAGGGAGCCAGTCACATCGCCCAG GGACTGAGGCTGAACCGTTCCCTGCTCTGGCTGTCCCTGGCCCACAATCGAATCCAGGACCAGGGCGCACAGAAGCTAGCTGAG GTCCTGCAGCCTTTCGAACTAACACACACTGAGGTGGTGGAACGCAGGCGACTTATGCTCGAAAAGGGGGCCCAGGACCGATCCAGAATCCTAAGAGGATCG CCCACCTCCTCCCGCTACGGAGAACGAGACCGAGACCGGGCTCAGCTGGCGCAGGGGACTGGCAGTGCTCTGGCCATCGACAAGCTTCAGCCACCGAAGCCCACCAAAGGCGCATCGggcaagaagaaggagaag CAGGAAGCAGCCAAGAAAGAGGAGAAGTCGGGGTCGGGGACGTCCCCCACACAGAACACCCCGAAGAAGGAAGATCAGAGCAAGGCTGGTAAAAGCA AGGTGACCATCCCAGAACAGAAGCCTGGTCGGGGAAAGGGAGCCAAAATGGGTCCCAAAGAGAAGCGGAGCACACTTGCCGAGTCTGAG GTAACTCCTGAGCCTACTGAGATTGTCAATCCCCTTCTAGAGCAAACAGAGCATCGAAATGGGAAGGTTTACTTGTCGGGAAACAAAGTTCTTATGCACCTCAATCTTATTC GGAACCGAATCACAGAAATGGGTCTGAAAGGCTTCCTCGCCGCTGTCCAGTACCAAGTGAAGTTCACCAAACCCAAAATTCCAACGAAGGGGCCATCAGGATTGCTAACGCTGCTGCTGTGG AAAAATTCCTTTCCTCCACAATGTGAGACCTACAACATGATCCAGGACATGATGCTTCCTCGGGACCCCATTTCCAAGActaaaaaagatgaagaaggcTTGTCCACTCAGGGGTGA